One part of the Anopheles merus strain MAF chromosome 3L, AmerM5.1, whole genome shotgun sequence genome encodes these proteins:
- the LOC121599552 gene encoding probable chitinase 10, which translates to MNAVRGLLLLSIVSLCATQTPPVCDSTVTSFHPDTTNCNQYYTCYQGVATLQSCPDQKYFDASRSLCDVPENVPCTIGPCTGNTALKAVEIPNICTSYTLCVGETAYNRTCAEGTLFDSAYGDCVLARDSSCVENPCLTADPATALPTTLYPVLSSCKKYIICNKLDPVVRTCAGAAVFSRTVSDCVDPASYVCPPGTSDV; encoded by the exons ATGA ACGCAGTACGTGGTTTGCTACTGTTGTCAATAGTTAGTCTGTGTGCTACCCAAACACCTCCGGTTTGTGATAGCACAGTAACTTCGTTTCACCCCGATACAACTAATTGCAATCAATACTACACCTGCTATCAGGGGGTAGCTACACTGCAGTCTTGCCCAGATCAGAAATACTTCGATGCTTCTAGAAGCTTGTGTGATGTTCCAGAAAATGTGCCATGCACCATCGGGCCTTGCACAGGAAACACCGCACTAAAGGCCGTGGAGATACCAAATATATGCACCAGTTATACATTGTGCGTCGGCGAAACAGCATATAACAGAACCTGTGCTGAGGGTACCTTGTTTGATTCAGCCTATGGAGATTGCGTGTTGGCACGCGACAGTTCATGTGTAGAGAATCCTTGTCTTACGGCTGATCCAGCTACAGCATTACCAACCACTTTATATCCAGTGCTAAGTTCatgcaaaaaatatatcatttgcaATAAACTAGATCCTGTGGTGCGTACATGCGCCGGTGCAGCCGTATTTAGCCGTACCGTATCGGATTGCGTTGATCCCGCCAGCTATGTTTGTCCGCCAGGAACTTCCGACGTATGA
- the LOC121599548 gene encoding peritrophin-1-like — protein MIKATRLLALVAIIGCAAAQTTTTQSPASDPCVETATADGFLPHPTECTKYFSCYGGKGYEQTCPDQKYFDPINLLCDIPENVDCVVNNCPPNEIVYLPVNGSCTDFIRCIGGVAYESTCQPGLFFDPALQECNLESAVDCVVNPCTQPPPDPPTLEIYPNPGNCKEYILCLDGEAIVRQCAPGLFFDEQATSCVAGFEGDGCTSEIATDAPVMNRALW, from the exons ATGATAAAAGCAACAA GATTACTTGCTCTTGTGGCTATTATTGGTTGTGCTGCGGCACAAACAACTACAACTCAGTCTCCAGCGAGTGATCCATGTGTGGAAACGGCGACAGCTGACGGATTTCTCCCCCATCCAACTGAATGTACCAAGTACTTTTCGTGCTACGGCGGCAAAGGATACGAGCAGACATGTCCTGATCAAAAATATTTCGATCCAATTAATTTGTTATGTGACATTCCTGAGAATGTAGACTGCGTCGTGAACAACTGCCCACCGAATGAAATTGTATATCTGCCCGTTAATGGCTCATGTACAGACTTCATACGATGCATTGGTGGAGTGGCTTATGAAAGTACATGCCAGCCAGGATTGTTTTTTGATCCTGCACTACAAGAATGTAATTTGGAAAGCGCGGTAGATTGCGTAGTAAATCCCTGCACACAACCACCGCCAGACCCTCCTACCCTGGAAATCTATCCAAACCCAGGAAACTGCAAAGAGTATATCCTATGTTTGGATGGCGAAGCAATTGTTCGGCAATGCGCTCCGGGTCTGTTCTTTGATGAGCAGGCAACGAGTTGTGTAGCTGGCTTCGAGGGTGATGGCTGTACT AGTGAAATTGCTACCGACGCACCTGTAATGAATAGAGCTCTTTGGTAG